One part of the Vitis riparia cultivar Riparia Gloire de Montpellier isolate 1030 chromosome 6, EGFV_Vit.rip_1.0, whole genome shotgun sequence genome encodes these proteins:
- the LOC117915984 gene encoding secoisolariciresinol dehydrogenase-like isoform X1 — MASIPQISAAARRLQGKVALITGGASGIGESTARLFSRHGAKVVIADIQDNLGLSVCKDLSPTSASFVHCDVTNEKEVENAVNLAVATHGKLDIMFNNAGIAGEAKPHILDNDKTEFERILNVNVVGAFLGTKHAARVMIPAGNGSIITTASVCSTVGGGASHAYTSSKHAVVGLARNAAVELGKYGIRVNCVSPYLVATPLAKDFFKLDDDGAAGVYSNLKGKVLNAEDVAEAALYLAGDESKYVSGHNLLVDGGFTVVNPSFIYFEEMI, encoded by the exons GCTACAAGGTAAGGTGGCACTAATTACCGGTGGCGCTAGTGGGATCGGGGAAAGTACTGCAAGACTCTTCTCTAGACATGGGGCTAAGGTTGTGATCGCTGATATCCAAGACAACTTAGGCCTCTCTGTTTGCAAAGATTTAAGTCCTACCTCTGCCTCCTTCGTCCACTGCGACGTGACCAACGAAAAGGAGGTTGAAAATGCCGTCAACCTTGCTGTTGCTACGCATGGAAAACTCGACATTATGTTCAACAATGCAGGCATAGCTGGAGAGGCGAAACCCCACATCCTTGATAACGACAAAACTGAATTTGAGAGAATCCTGAATGTGAATGTAGTAGGTGCCttcttgggaaccaaacatgCGGCTCGGGTGATGATTCCAG CTGGTAATGGCAGCATAATTACTACTGCCAGCGTTTGTTCTACTGTTGGAGGGGGTGCATCTCATGCTTACACTAGTTCGAAGCATGCAGTGGTGGGACTTGCAAGGAATGCAGCGGTGGAGCTCGGAAAATATGGCATTCGTGTGAACTGTGTGTCGCCATATCTGGTTGCCACTCCACTAGCAAAGGACTTCTTCAAATTGGATGATGATGGAGCAGCCGGTGTATATTCCAACCTTAAAGGAAAGGTTCTTAACGCAGAAGATGTGGCTGAGGCTGCTCTCTACTTGGCCGGTGATGAATCCAAGTATGTGAGTGGGCATAATCTTTTAGTAGACGGAGGTTTTACCGTAGTAAATCCatctttcatatattttgaGGAAATGATTTAA